A single genomic interval of Oncorhynchus mykiss isolate Arlee chromosome 13, USDA_OmykA_1.1, whole genome shotgun sequence harbors:
- the LOC118938524 gene encoding zinc finger protein 883-like yields MTACHTMKGRADSPNRCSLNGRGLSSGEPQQQNDADKKEKSLSRSEHLSKHQQRRIGKKPHHCCSDCGKSFAKQTELIIHQRIHTGERPYSCDQCGKRFNQSGHLTTHQRIHTGEKPYSCDWCGKGFNQSGALTTHQRIHTGEKPYSCYHCGKSFRMSGDLTAHQHIHTVQKPYSCDQCGKNFNRSGQLTTHQRIHTGERPYGCVQCGKSFNRSGHLTTHQRIHTGEKPYSCDQCGKSFNHSGSLVIHQRIHTGEKPYSCDQCGKSFILSGSLITHQRIHTGERPYGCDQCGKSFNHSGHLTTHQRIHTGEKPYSCDQCGKSFNHSGTLSEHQRTHTGEKPYSCDQCGKSFNQSGHLTIHQRLHTGEKPYSCDQCGKSFNQSGDLTAHQRIHTGEKPYSCDQCGKSFNRSGNLTAHQRIHTGEKPYSCDQCGKSFNHSGALITHQRIHTGEKPYSCDQCGKSFNRSGYLTIHQRIHTGEKPYNCDQCGKSFRNLGHLTIHQRIHTGEKPYSCDQCGKSFARDFTLTKHHLTHTGEKPYSCDQCGKSFRTSEHLTKHQRIHTGEKPYSCDQCEKSFSQDSSLTTHQLTHTGEKPYSCLCGKSFAYSGSLKKHQKAQTCFLSSPSSLAPIPDP; encoded by the exons atgacggcttgtcaCACAATGAAAGGAAGGG CAGACAGCCCTAACCGTTGCTCTCTCAATGGGAGGGGCTTAtcatctggggagcctcaacaacaaaATGATGCTGACAAGaaagagaagagtctctccagatcagaacatcTCAGTAAACACCAGCAGAGACGTATAGGGAAGAAACCTCACCACTGCtgttctgactgtgggaagagttttgccaAACAGACAGAATTGATAATTCACCAGCGGATTCACACTGGGGAGagaccttatagctgtgatcagtgtgggaagagattCAATCAATCAGGACACCTGACTAcacaccaacgcatacacacaggagagaagccttatagctgtgattgGTGTGGGAAGGGCTTCAATCAATCAGGAGCACTGACTAcacaccaacgcatacacacaggagagaagccttatagctgttatcattgtgggaagagcttcaggaTGTCAGGAGATCTGACTGCACACcagcacatacacacagtacagaagccttatagctgtgatcagtgtgggaagaacTTCAATCGTTCAGGACAACTGACTACACACCagcgcatacacacaggagagaggcctTATGGCTGTgttcagtgtgggaagagcttcaatcgTTCAGGACACCTGACTACACACCagcgtatacacacaggagagaagccttatagctgtgatcagtgtgggaagagcttcaatcatTCAGGATCCCTAGTTATACACCagcgcatacacacaggagagaagccttatagctgcgatcagtgtgggaagagcttcattCTTTCAGGATCCCTAATTACACACCagcgtatacacacaggagagaggccttatggctgtgatcagtgtgggaaaagcttcaatcATTCAGGACACCTGACTAcacaccaacgcatacacacaggagagaagccttatagctgtgatcagtgtgggaagagctttaaTCATTCAGGAACCCTGAGCGAAcaccaacgcacacacacaggagaaaagccttatagctgtgatcagtgtgggaagagcttcaatcaaTCAGGACACCTGACTATACACCAACGcttacacacaggagagaagccttacagctgtgatcagtgtgggaagagcttcaatcaaTCAGGAGACCTAACTGCACACCAGCGCATACACACAGGCGAGAagccttacagctgtgatcagtgtgggaagagcttcaatcgTTCAGGAAACCTGACTGCACACCagcgcatacacacaggagagaagccttatagctgtgatcagtgtgggaagagtttcaatCATTCAGGAGCCCTGATTACACACCagcgcatacacacaggagagaagccttatagctgtgatcagtgtgggaagagcttcaatcgTTCAGGATACCTGACTATACACCAGCGCATACACACGGGCGAGAAGCCTTATaactgtgatcagtgtgggaagagcttcaggaATTTAGGACACCTGACTATACACCagcgcatacacacaggagagaagccttatagctgtgatcaatgtggaaagagttttgctCGAGATTTCACCCTGACCAAACACCatctcacacacactggagagaaaccttatagctgtgatcagtgtgggaagagtttcaggaCGTCAGAACACCTGACTAaacaccaacgcatacacacaggagagaaaccttatagctgtgatcagtgtgagaAGAGTTTTTCTCAAGATTCCAGCCTGACTACACACCagctcacacacactggagagaaaccttactcctgtctatgtggaaagagctttgctTATTCAGGGTCATTGAAAAAACACCAGAAAGCTCAAACATGTTTTctttcatctccctcctctctggcaCCGATTCCAGATCCCTAA
- the LOC110495146 gene encoding sialoadhesin-like yields the protein MALRKPGSVFVVFLLSMAANTATRCGQQSQVMVPPTNVVKGQEVTLTCSNTCTLSDNPNPTYIWYKNGHRLDEHISQQYPIHIYYSDIYSCAVKGHEDLLSPAVCVLGQNCFNVTYIHQSICALKGSTVELPCTYQHPNNHVVSEPNWYIQDKYNETPKILSSVPEYAGRAEYLGTKEKDCTLRITDLRERDSAEYKFRFKTQYAEWGYSFHGITLTVTDLQVKVSSSTEEKKRTLTCSTTCLLTDNPTYIWYKNGQHLHDPTSQQYSCNTLVVGCYSTDSYSCAVKDHDDFLTPTVCESELTYNNHLKYQSLRPVDQ from the exons ATGGCCTTGAGAAAACCAGGAAGTGTGTTTGTGGTCTTTCTCTTGTCAATGGCAG CAAATACAGCAACAAGGTGTGGACAACAAAGCCAGGTGATGGTGCCTCCCACCAACGTAGTGAAGGGACAGGAGGTGACACTGACCTGTAGCAACACCTGTACTCTGAGTGACAACCccaaccccacctacatctggtacaagaatGGACATCGTCTAGATGAGCACATTTCCCAACAATATCCTATCCACATTTACTATTCAGACATTtactcctgtgctgtaaaaggccatgaggatctcctctctcctgcagtgt GTGTTCTGGGTCAGAACTGTTTTAACGTGACTTACATCCATCAGAGTATCTGTGCCTTGAAGGGCTCAACAGTGGAACTGCCCTGCACATATCAACATCCAAATAATCATGTAGTCTCAGAACCAAACTGGTATATCCAAGATAAATATAATGAGACGCCTAAAATCCTGAGCTCGGTGCCAGAGTATGCAGGTCGTGCTGAGTACCTTGGGACTAAAGAGAAAGACTGCACCCTGAGAAtcacagacctgagagagagagattcagctGAGTACAAGTTCAGATTTAAAACACAGTATGCAGAATGGGGGTACAGCTTCCATGGAATAACTCTGACTGTCACAG ACCTGCAGGTGAAGGTGTCTTCCTCCACAGAGGAAAAGAAGAGaacactgacctgtagcaccacctgtcttctgactgacaaccccacctacatctggtacaagaacggacaacATCTCCATGACCCTACTTCCCAACAATACTCCTGTAATACTCTAGTGGTCGGGTGTTACTCTACAGACAgttactcctgtgctgtaaaagACCATGATGATTTTCTCACTCCTACAGTGTGTGAGTCTGAACTCACCTATAATAATCATCTTAAGTATCAATCATTAAGGCCTGTGGACCAATAG
- the LOC118938525 gene encoding uncharacterized protein LOC118938525: protein MVSGIDQLHFVSGVVGESCLNVTYTKRSICALKGSTVDITCTYRHPSWHNVTEVSWFNKWETGVTTDLIQDPEYAGRVKYHPTTDKGSTLRITDLRESDSAEYKFRFTTTEVKWGYSFPGTTLIVTDLQVKETPGTEEGKVTLTCITTCTLTDNPTYIWYKNGQLLTNPNTQDNFLYLDQISSGDAGSYSCGVEGYENLRSPVTFFGEPKSLKNAVVGIIVVILILILCLFGFVWFRKKASKSTSDTRDRRDTVENGQRDSNPVYDNISGMTMAPIAAQRAITDEQDDITYASIQHRNQEVPLDSTVPPSHPQKQDEDFQYATVKFNSPSAAQ, encoded by the exons ATGGTTTCAGGAATTGAtcagttacattttgtttcaGGTGTTGTGGGTGAGAGCTGTTTGAATGTGACTTACACCAAGAGGAGTATCTGTGCCTTGAAGGGGTCAACAGTGGACATTACCTGCACGTATAGACATCCCAGCTGGCATAACGTCACAGAAGTATCCTGGTTCAACAAATGGGAGACTGGAGTTACTACAGATCTAATCCAGGACCCAGAGTATGCAGGTCGTGTGAAGTACCATCCAACTACAGACAAGGGCTCCACCCTGAGAAtcacagacctgagagagagtGACTCTGCTGAATATAAGTTTAGATTTACAACAACGGAGGTAAAATGGGGATACAGCTTCCCTGGAACAACTCTGATTGTCACAG ACCTGCAGGTGAAGGAGACTCCTGGCACAGAGGAAGGGAAGGTGACACTGACCTGtatcaccacctgtactctgactgacaaccccacctacatctggtacaagaacggacaacTTCTCACCAACCCAAACACCCAAGATAACTTCCTCTACTTAGACCAAATCAGTAGTGGGGACGCAGGCAGCTACTCCTGTGGTGTTGAAGGCTACGAGAATCTCCGTTCTCCTGTTACGTTCTTTGGGGAGCCAAAGTCTTTGAAGAATGCAGTTGTAGGAATCATAGTGGTTATTCTAATTCTCATACTCTGTCTCTTTGGGTTTGTGTGGTTCAG GAAGAAGGCCTCCAAATCCACCTCTGACacaagagacagaagagacacagTAGAGAACGGACAG AGAGACTCTAATCCAGTGTATGACAACATCTCAGGCATGACCATGGCCCCTATTGCAGCACAGAGAGCGATCACAGATGAGCAGGATGACATTACCTACGCCAGCATCCAACACAGAAACCAGGAAGTGCCTCTGGACTCCACCGTCCCACCGTCTCACCCCCAGAAACAGGACGAGGATTTCCAGTACGCTACTGTGAAATTCAACAGCCCCAGTGCTGCTCAATAG